In Primulina eburnea isolate SZY01 chromosome 3, ASM2296580v1, whole genome shotgun sequence, one DNA window encodes the following:
- the LOC140827254 gene encoding probable carboxylesterase 2 — translation MSPFFHLGCELKFLRRNKHENEMDTKVVLHDVPPYLKVYEDGTVERLLGVETVQPTLDSDTGVSSKDVLILPVRGVSARLYRPANHHKKYPLVVYFHGGAFCISSPADPKYHDMLSKLVKEAQIILVSVDYRRAPENPLPMAYEDSWAALQWVASHMEHGSENWLKECADFDRVYLAGDSAGANISHHLTIKVGLQSQHPRLGKLKIVGILMVHPYFWGKEPIGVEAENPMFKSVVDTWWEFVCPSDLGCDDPWINPFVIGAPSLEGLACGKILVCVAGNDILRERGRLYYESLVKSAWKGQAQFLETEGEDHVFHIIDSGSEKALELIKKFAEFLNKD, via the coding sequence ATGTCCCCTTTTTTCCATCTCGGCTGCGAATTAAAGTTTCTTCGTAGAAACAAACACGAAAACGAGATGGATACGAAGGTTGTGCTTCACGATGTTCCACCTTACCTAAAAGTCTACGAAGATGGAACCGTCGAAAGGCTTTTAGGAGTAGAAACTGTCCAACCAACTCTCGATTCCGACACCGGAGTTTCCTCCAAGGATGTCCTAATCCTGCCGGTACGTGGCGTCTCAGCCCGGCTCTACCGCCCTGCCAACCACCACAAGAAATACCCTTTAGTCGTCTACTTCCACGGCGGAGCTTTCTGCATATCATCTCCTGCTGATCCCAAGTACCACGACATGCTGAGCAAGCTAGTTAAAGAGGCTCAAATCATCCTTGTGTCAGTTGATTACCGAAGAGCCCCTGAAAACCCTCTTCCTATGGCGTACGAGGATTCGTGGGCAGCGCTTCAATGGGTCGCTTCACACATGGAACATGGCAGCGAAAATTGGCTGAAAGAATGTGCTGATTTCGACAGAGTGTACTTAGCAGGAGACAGTGCAGGCGCCAATATCTCGCATCACCTAACTATCAAGGTAGGGTTACAATCACAACATCCCAGATTAGGGAAACTCAAGATTGTCGGGATTTTGATGGTACATCCATATTTCTGGGGAAAGGAGCCGATCGGAGTGGAAGCGGAGAACCCGATGTTCAAATCAGTGGTTGACACGTGGTGGGAATTCGTCTGCCCGTCGGATCTCGGTTGCGATGACCCGTGGATCAACCCTTTTGTGATCGGCGCTCCGAGTCTTGAGGGATTAGCGTGTGGCAAGATTCTTGTTTGCGTTGCAGGGAATGATATTTTGAGGGAAAGAGGAAGATTGTACTACGAATCATTGGTGAAGAGTGCATGGAAAGGGCAAGCTCAGTTTCTTGAAACAGAAGGGGAGGATCATGTTTTTCACATCATTGATTCTGGTTCGGAGAAAGCGTTGGAACTTATCAAGAAATTTGCTGAATTCTTGAACAAGGATTAG
- the LOC140827255 gene encoding 26S proteasome non-ATPase regulatory subunit 14 homolog — translation MSGMERLQRMFAGAGGALGHPPPDSPTLDSSEQVYISSLALLKMLKHGRAGVPMEVMGLMLGEFVDEYTVRVVDVFAMPQSGTGVSVEAVDHVFQTNMLDMLKQTGRPEMVVGWYHSHPGFGCWLSGVDINTQQSFEALNQRAVAVVVDPIQSVKGKVVIDAFRLINPQTMMLGQEPRQTTSNLGHLNKPSIQALIHGLNRHYYSIAINYRKNELEEKMLLNLHKKKWTDGLTLQRFDAHSKTNEQTVQEMLNLGIKYNKAVQEEDELPPEKLAIANVGRQDAKKHLEEHVSNLMSSNIVQTLGTMLDTVIF, via the exons ATGTCGGGAATGGAGAGACTTCAAAGAATGTTCGCCGGAGCCGGTGGAGCCCTGGGTCATCCGCCGCCGGACTCACCCACACTCGATTCATCCGAACAAGTTTACATCTCGTCGCTGGCGCTACTCAAAATGCTTAAACACG GTAGGGCAGGGGTGCCGATGGAAGTGATGGGGCTGATGCTGGGTGAGTTTGTGGACGAGTATACGGTACGTGTTGTTGACGTTTTTGCTATGCCCCAAAGTGGAACTGGGGTTAGCGTCGAAGCGGTGGATCATGTGTTTCAGACTAACATGCTGGACATGCTCAAGCAAACTGGAAG GCCTGAGATGGTGGTGGGTTGGTACCATTCACATCCTGGTTTTGGGTGTTGGCTTTCTGGTGTTGACATTAACACACAGCAG AGTTTTGAAGCTTTAAATCAAAGGGCGGTTGCAGTGGTTGTGGATCCAATTCAGAGCGTTAAAGGGAAGGTGGTAATAGATGCCTTTCGACTAATTAATCCCCAAACCATGATGCTGGGTCAAGAGCCACGACAGACAACTTCCAATTTGGGCCATCTTAATAAACCATCTATCCAA GCTCTAATTCATGGTTTGAACAGGCATTATTACTCCATAGCCATAAATTATAGAAAGAATGAATTGGAGGAAAAGATGCTCCTGAATCTTCACAAAAAGAAATGGACAGATGGATTGACCCTTCAGCGGTTCGATGCTCACTCCAAAACGAATGAGCAGACAGTCCAG GAGATGCTGAATCTAGGGATCAAATATAACAAAGCCGTTCAGGAAGAAGATGAGTTGCCACCCGAAAAACTAGCCATTGCTAATGTGGGAAGACAGGACGCAAAGAAACATCTCGAGgaacatgtctcaaacctgatGTCTTCAAATATAGTTCAGACATTGGGTACCATGCTCGATACTGTTATCTTCTAG
- the LOC140827256 gene encoding probable inactive heme oxygenase 2, chloroplastic: MDYFTPATTLKPCTPLLLKNSAPKIPLAPKTIPISIISKKNSRSDQIYENWANLSRPTYVSRKETEFETGEVYHSTEEYEGQALKFVEDGGPPGNRQRERRRYRKKYPGEVKGITEEMRFVTMKLRTDGKRNSKDNSAGSDAEELGIEGKQDEGLENNGKSWEPSMEGFLKYLVDSKLVFYTIEHIVDESSDVSYVYFRKTGLERSHGLSKDLEWLRLQGNVIPQPSYPGTMYAQYLKELSEKSRPLFLSHFYNIYFSHIAGGQVIAKQVSERLLEGRELEFYRWEGDAEELLRGVREKLNALGEHWSRDEKNKCLREATKTFRFLGQIVRLIIL; the protein is encoded by the exons ATGGACTACTTCACTCCCGCAACAACGCTAAAACCTTGTACTCCATTGCTACTGAAAAATTCAGCACCCAAAATCCCTCTCGCCCCCAAAACCATTCCTATATCCATTATcagcaaaaaaaattcaagaagtgATCAAATATATGAAAATTGGGCAAATTTGAGCAGGCCCACCTATGTGTCCAGAAAAGAGACTGAATTTGAAACAGGAGAAGTGTACCATTCTACAGAAGAATACGAAGGGCAGGCACTAAAATTTGTGGAAGATGGGGGGCCGCCGGGGAACCGGCAGCGAGAGCGTAGGCGGTATCGGAAGAAGTATCCCGGTGAAGTGAAGGGTATTACTGAAGAGATGAGGTTTGTGACAATGAAACTGAGAACCGATGGAAAAAGGAATAGTAAAGATAATTCTGCTGGGAGTGATGCGGAAGAATTGGGAATTGAGGGGAAACAGGACGAGGGTTTGGAAAATAATGGTAAGTCGTGGGAGCCTAGCATGGAGGGGTTCTTGAAGTATTTGGTGGACAGTAAGCTTGTTTTTTATACAATTGAGCACATTGTTGATGAGTCCAGTGATGTTTCCT ATGTTTATTTTCGAAAGACTGGATTAGAGAGGTCCCATGGGCTTTCCAAGGATTTAGAGTGGTTGAGATTGCAGGGAAATGTAATTCCACAACCTAGCTATCCTGGGACTATGTATGCTCAATATTTGAAAGAACTTTCCGAGAAGAGTCGCCCACTGTTTCTTTCACATTTCTACAATATTTATTTCTCTCACATAGCTGGTGGGCAAGTGATAGCGAAACAG GTCTCCGAGAGGCTCTTAGAAGGAAGAGAGCTTGAGTTCTACAGATGGGAGGGGGATGCGGAAGAGTTATTGAGGGGTGTTCGTGAGAAACTCAATGCTCTAGGAGAG CACTGGTCTAGGGATGAGAAAAACAAATGCCTGAGGGAAGCAACCAAAACTTTTCGTTTCCTGGGGCAGATAGTACGGTTGATCATTTTGTAA